Proteins co-encoded in one Dendropsophus ebraccatus isolate aDenEbr1 chromosome 9, aDenEbr1.pat, whole genome shotgun sequence genomic window:
- the ZNF646 gene encoding zinc finger protein 646, which produces MNMDDGTDQADGSSNQNLKCDHCPMSFYDLTELESHQESHKEDRPYKCNQCDKSYRHAGSLVNHKKTHQIGLYTCLICQKEYSNPMGLKSHLRTHSEEKRFKCEQCGEAFRMSQQLYNHRKSLHGYCSTTNGEKIRRNPKFEVQSPVLVESSNLMSNLENYIAESMLPVDFPQLVSKYYPEEKTGCEDPTREDVEGHEVFTDEKDQSNDDNIEEYRYKCTQCGKAYKHAGSLANHRQSHMVGVYQCAVCYKEFSNLMAMKNHCRLHSDSRARRSCKSPRSSRKSTVVHKDKPDPLQVETLQSPENGKNPPCLPELSENINSKEDREAILIPNTYYQDELASPVSPLTKPNQDDVTDASFSSDSVVENTQEDETQEKANDFLAEQPEYDDAHEEDAKSGDRPFKCQECGKTYRHAGSLINHKKTHQTGVYSCSLCSKQMFNMAALKNHLRAHFKSRAGKKLGDAYFSSVGLSDELYQNQEDSYQCEVCDDISTNESDFLQHQLLHQKQEIQEICNDKQVEETPESGTWQETPHGSSDDSAYSSGPGFPDIKIEMDNLAVQQWRQEDSVSTTHEVKLESRDADVQNAETSFEQPHPEPNADPESYFMDEHHQSDDRPYKCDLCGRTYRHKSSLINHKLTHKTGVYQCSLCPKQYSNLMALRNHVRFHSRSYAGRRGIAARRGRQFFRTKSRFLQNRNCHSLGSSVKVNKEISLEATTSNRGVKEHSDESQNLCTCGKSFDCSEHFLTHRKSCPSAITVSPAKIAVEAECETSTTIEEDLCKVKEPVEHKQKVVEGSQNHGRRVYECDLCSKSYRHSGSLINHKRTHQTGDYMCPYCAKHVHNMAALKNHIRIHHKAKKGQQGELHVDHALVFPDLSYPPAGKGLYSCVSCEELFHTENDLLAHQMVHISLEGNQWDLQGPKSSLPEMNKENTFRGTGDCDWDYSNNLSCQNEHKHLDSEKEDEQPEYTCVECGEVYDHLDDLNDHKRSHQAGIYQCSFCPKEYPNLLALRSHFETHTKPQTLRNTSLDGSDGNEYMDEQLPADNHYDCGHCGLIFSNEVDFHQHQVAHEKQVLDESLPVLHGDEQVPEYFSMHSSERELLSRIKSEIEETERSEANDGGSLLSHICGFCGKTYDDLESLQAHSFSHSNEEEETAVNEDVHPKIEIEENPQQHCPILKEVEGTGATSKNEESPESRPYTCEQCGKTYRHGGSLVNHKKTHLVGNFQCVACSRHYHNLAAYRTHLRHHPKCKQPAAFTNQQERQSLQEGLYPSGDERPLTFSSSTGCPMTDGPVGQHGDKKCAYSSIHGSMPDLPTAQRYSQTPLNNKNSRRRFSRRIGRNSEYQTSKLSLNSAVNVSDVEDKKVQVCEFCGKVFGVKDLALHLSGNCGSQTTKDRDGLDHHKEEVQEISVFQDFAVSQNVGETGFYRRPFRCEVCGRTYRHAGSLINHKQTHKTGIFRCSICQKRFFNLMAMKNHNRIHFELKRHKCIDCGKAFRLHKQLDTHQRIHRQRTSARKLGRRNRKSRYRRFSQGHHQKSLIQVSGEGSPLYEANDKASVSRAKKDPDSRPYQCEECGRSYRHAGSLFNHKKSHKTGQYHCSICDKTYSNLMALKNHQRTHYEAKRHPCSQCGKTFKWKRQLSRHQLIHVREGSTSDREISLGTEEAKNIGGHQENHDTSNINIEGIAKDANKISNDHSESTSQLKHLCVSCGITFTNYDDLKCHVCKENGTDVLASNCVVSPGPLSSENKDDRPYRCDICSRTYRHASSLHTHKRTHKRGNYKCVLCQKEFLNPISLKAHLRTHTAEKRFQCVDCGQTFRSSQELISHNTVHKEKKLFHCSTCNRGFSCQLTLRHHQRTHKPLASQSSLIVLSTQTDKMASKSGVKFQNHKDQGNQGDRKYKCKQCGRSYLHAGSLFNHQKTHNIGIYKCPNCLKIYSNLLAFKNHLRIHRYSCKECGKSFRNSSDLVAHSKIHEEGSFTCSLCDKHFLCRSSFKRHQRIHSNQDGDILDSQPVSNFMVEVT; this is translated from the coding sequence GATCTGTCAGAAAGAGTACTCCAACCCCATGGGCTTAAAAAGTCACTTGCGCACTCACTCAGAGGAAAAACGTTTCAAATGTGAGCAGTGTGGAGAAGCTTTTCGGATGTCACAACAGCTATACAATCATCGGAAGTCATTACATGGCTATTGTTCCACAACCAATGGGGAGAAAATTAGAAGAAACCCCAAGTTTGAAGTGCAGTCCCCAGTATTAGTGGAAAGTAGTAATTTAATGAGTAACTTAGAGAACTATATTGCTGAATCCATGTTGCCTGTGGACTTCCCTCAACTTGTCTCAAAATATTACCCAGAAGAAAAGACTGGTTGTGAGGACCCCACAAGAGAGGATGTTGAAGGACATGAAGTATTCACAGATGAGAAAGATCAGTCCAATGACGATAACATTGAGGAATATCGATACAAGTGTACTCAGTGTGGGAAAGCCTATAAACATGCGGGAAGTCTAGCAAACCACAGGCAGAGTCATATGGTTGGAGTTTACCAGTGTGCAGTTTGTTATAAGGAATTCTCTAACCTCATGGCAATGAAAAACCATTGTCGCCTCCATTCAGACTCAAGAGCACGACGAAGTTGCAAATCCCCACGATCCTCCAGAAAGAGTACTGTTGTCCATAAAGATAAGCCTGATCCACTACAGGTAGAAACATTACAGTCGCCGGAGAATGGAAAAAATCCTCCTTGTTTACCTGAATTATCAGAAAATATCAACTCTAAAGAAGATCGAGAAGCCATCCTCATACCCAACACCTACTACCAAGATGAGCTTGCCTCTCCAGTAAGTCCTCTTACTAAGCCTAATCAAGATGACGTGACTGATGCTTCCTTCAGTTCAGATTCAGTGGTTGAGAATACACAAGAAGATGAAACCCAGGAAAAAGCTAATGACTTTTTAGCTGAACAGCCAGAATATGATGATGCACATGAAGAAGATGCAAAGTCGGGAGATAGACCTTTTAAGTGCCAGGAGTGTGGAAAGACTTACAGGCATGCAGGGAGCCTTATAAATCACAAAAAAACTCACCAAACCGGAGTGTATAGCTGTTCCTTGTGTTCTAAACAGATGTTTAATATGGCTGCCTTAAAAAACCATCTTCGGGCTCACTTTAAGTCCAgagcagggaagaagctgggagaTGCCTACTTCTCTTCTGTTGGCCTGTCTGATGAACTCTATCAAAACCAAGAAGACTCTTATCAGTGTGAAGTCTGCGATGACATTTCTACTAATGAAAGTGACTTTTTGCAGCATCAGTTACTTCACCAGAAGCAGGAAATACAAGAAATATGTAATGATAAGCAGGTAGAGGAAACTCCTGAATCGGGCACATGGCAAGAAACTCCTCATGGTAGTAGTGACGACTCCGCTTACTCAAGCGGCCCTGGTTTTCCAGACATCAAAATAGAGATGGACAACCTAGCCGTTCAGCAATGGCGTCAGGAGGATTCAGTATCAACTACACATGAAGTTAAGCTGGAAAGCAGAGATGCTGATGTTCAAAATGCTGAAACAAGTTTTGAGCAGCCTCATCCAGAACCAAATGCTGATCCTGAATCATATTTTATGGATGAACACCACCAATCAGATGATCGGCCGTATAAGTGCGACCTCTGTGGCAGAACGTATCGTCACAAAAGTAGCTTAATAAATCATAAGCTAACACACAAAACTGGAGTGTACCAGTGCTCGCTCTGTCCAAAGCAATACTCTAATTTAATGGCCCTAAGAAACCATGTCCGTTTTCACAGTAGATCATATGCAGGAAGAAGGGGCATAGCAGCCAGACGAGGCCGACAGTTTTTTCGAACTAAGTCCAGATTTTTGCAAAATCGGAATTGCCACTCTCTGGGCAGTTCTGTAAAGGTAAATAAAGAAATATCCCTCGAAGCAACCACCAGTAATAGAGGTGTCAAAGAACATTCAGATGAGTCTCAAAATCTTTGCACATGTGGAAAGTCATTTGACTGTTCGGAGCATTTTCTAACGCACAGAAAGAGCTGTCCAAGTGCAATAACAGTATCTCCTGCAAAGATCGCTGTAGAGGCTGAGTGTGAAACTTCTACAACCATAGAGGAAGATCTTTGCAAAGTAAAGGAGCCTGTAGAACACAAACAGAAGGTTGTAGAAGGTTCCCAAAACCATGGAAGAAGAGTTTATGAATGTGACCTTTGCAGTAAGTCATATAGACATTCAGGAAGCCTAATCAACCACAAAAGAACACACCAAACTGGTGACTACATGTGCCCTTATTGCGCCAAACATGTACATAACATGGCTGCCTTAAAAAATCACATTCGAATTCATCACAAAGCTAAAAAAGGACAACAGGGAGAGTTGCATGTTGACCATGCACTTGTATTTCCAGATCTTTCTTACCCACCTGCTGGTAAAGGACTGTACAGTTGTGTCAGCTGTGAAGAGTTGTTCCATACTGAAAACGATTTGCTGGCACATCAAATGGTGCATATATCCCTAGAGGGAAACCAGTGGGATCTTCAGGGCCCCAAGTCCAGCTTACCAGAGATGAATAAAGAGAACACTTTTAGAGGTACTGGGGACTGTGACTGGGACTATTCCAATAACCTCAGTTGCCAAAATGAACATAAACACCTTGACTCTGAGAAGGAAGATGAACAGCCTGAGTACACGTGTGTAGAATGTGGGGAAGTGTATGACCATTTAGATGATTTAAATGACCATAAGCGTAGCCATCAGGCGGGTATATACCAGTGTTCATTTTGCCCCAAAGAATACCCTAACCTCCTTGCTCTGAGAAGTCATTTTGAGACCCACACTAAGCCTCAGACTCTCAGGAATACAAGCTTAGATGGATCTGATGGGAATGAATACATGGATGAACAGCTACCAGCTGATAACCATTATGACTGTGGTCACTGTGGCTTGATTTTTTCTAACGAGGTGGATTTCCATCAACATCAAGTGGCACATGAGAAACAGGTATTGGATGAATCCCTTCCAGTGCTGCATGGTGATGAACAAGTGCCAGAATACTTCTCCATGCATTCTTCAGAAAGAGAGCTATTGAGTAGAATAAAAAGTGAGATAGAGGAAACGGAAAGAAGTGAAGCCAATGATGGCGGATCCCTGCTCTCCCACATCTGTGGATTCTGTGGGAAAACATATGATGATCTAGAGAGCTTGCAGGCTCACAGCTTTAGTCACAGtaatgaagaagaagaaactgCTGTGAATGAAGACGTCCATCCTAAAATAGAAATAGAGGAGAATCCACAACAACACTGTCCAATATTGAAGGAAGTTGAAGGCACTGGGGCAACCTCTAAAAATGAAGAAAGTCCGGAAAGCCGGCCTTATACGTGTGAACAGTGCGGAAAGACGTATCGTCATGGTGGAAGTTTAGTAAATCATAAAAAGACTCACTTAGTTGGAAATTTCCAGTGTGTAGCTTGTTCTAGACATTATCATAACCTGGCCGCTTATAGAACCCACTTAAGGCACCACCCAAAGTGTAAACAACCAGCAGCTTTCACCAATCAGCAGGAGCGACAAAGCTTACAAGAGGGCTTATATCCTAGTGGGGATGAAAGACCATTGACTTTTTCTTCATCTACCGGATGTCCTATGACAGACGGCCCTGTTGGTCAACACGGTGACAAGAAATGTGCATATTCGTCTATACATGGTTCCATGCCAGATCTTCCCACTGCACAGCGCTACAGCCAAACACCCCTAAATAATAAAAACTCAAGGAGACGATTTTCTAGACGAATTGGTAGGAATAGTGAATACCAGACAAGCAAACTATCTTTGAATAGCGCTGTCAATGTGTCTGACGTAGAAGACAAAAAGGTTCAGGTCTGTGAGTTCTGTGGTAAGGTGTTTGGGGTAAAAGATCTAGCACTACATCTTTCTGGAAATTGTGGTAGTCAAACAACTAAGGATAGGGATGGCCTAGATCACCATAAAGAAGAGGTTCAAGAGATTTCAGTCTTTCAGGACTTTGCTGTTTCACAAAATGTAGGGGAAACTGGATTTTATCGGCGTCCTTTCCGTTGTGAAGTGTGTGGAAGGACCTATAGGCATGCAGGGAGTCTTATTAACCATAAGCAGACTCACAAGACTGGAATCTTTCGCTGTTCCATCTGCCAGAAACGCTTCTTCAATCTAATGGCAATGAAGAACCACAACCGCATCCATTTTGAGCTGAAGAGGCACAAGTGCATAGATTGTGGTAAAGCTTTCCGGTTGCATAAACAACTAGatacccatcaaagaattcaccgGCAAAGGACCTCAGCCAGAAAGCTTGGAAGACGCAACCGCAAAAGCAGATACAGAAGATTTTCTCAAGGGCACCATCAGAAGTCACTAATTCAAGTGTCGGGTGAAGGATCGCCTTTATATGAAGCGAATGATAAAGCCTCTGTTTCCCGTGCAAAAAAGGATCCGGACTCTCGTCCATATCAGTGTGAGGAGTGTGGAAGATCCTACAGGCATGCTGGCAGTTTGTTTAACCATAAGAAAAGCCACAAAACGGGCCAGTACCATTGTTCAATCTGCGACAAAACCTACTCCAATCTTATGGCCCTAAAGAATCATCAGCGCACTCATTATGAAGCGAAAAGACATCCTTGTTCTCAGTGTGGGAAGACTTTTAAGTGGAAGAGACAACTTTCCCGGCACCAACTCATTCATGTTCGTGAGGGATCCACATCTGACCGTGAAATATCCTTGGGAACAGAAGAAGCAAAGAACATAGGTGGCCACCAGGAGAATCATGACACATCCAACATTAATATTGAAGGTATTGCTAAAGATGCAAACAAGATCAGCAATGACCATAGTGAATCCACTTCCCAGTTGAAACATCTATGTGTATCTTGTGGAATAACATTTACAAATTATGATGATTTGAAGTGCCATGTATGCAAAGAAAACGGCACTGATGTATTGGCCTCAAActgtgtagtgtctcctggacCACTGTCATCCGAGAACAAAGATGACAGACCCTATCGATGTGACATATGCAGTCGTACCTATCGCCATGCTAGCAGTTTGCACACTCACAAGCGCACACACAAAAGAGGAAATTATAAATGCGTTCTTTGTCAAAAAGAGTTTCTCAACCCCATCTCACTGAAGGCTCATCTGCGCACACACACTGCTGAAAAACGCTTCCAGTGTGTGGATTGCGGGCAAACATTTCGGTCTTCCCAGGAGCTGATCAGTCACAACACAGTCCATAAAGAAAAGAAACTCTTCCATTGTTCAACCTGTAACCGGGGGTTCAGTTGTCAGCTAACCCTTAGACATCACCAACGGACTCATAAACCATTGGCTTCTCAGTCTTCCTTAATAGTTTTGTCAACACAGACTGATAAAATGGCCTCAAAGTCAGGTGTGAAGTTCCAAAATCACAAAGACCAAGGGAACCAAGGTGATCGTAAATACAAATGCAAGCAATGCGGCCGTTCTTACCTCCATGCTGGTAGCCTGTTTAACCACCAGAAAACACATAACATCGGGATCTACAAATGCCCGAACTGCCTCAAGATATACTCCAACCTACTTGCCTTTAAGAATCATCTCCGCATCCACAGATACAGCTGCAAGGAGTGCGGAAAATCTTTCCGTAACTCAAGTGACCTTGTTGCACATTCGAAGATCCACGAAGAAGGATCCTTCACTTGCTCACTCTGCGATAAACATTTTCTTTGCCGTTCAAGTTTTAAACGACATCAGCGGATCCACAGTAACCAGGATGGTGACATCTTAGACTCTCAGCCCGTATCCAATTTTATGGTTGAAGTAACATGA